In Zingiber officinale cultivar Zhangliang chromosome 6A, Zo_v1.1, whole genome shotgun sequence, a single genomic region encodes these proteins:
- the LOC121998512 gene encoding UDP-glycosyltransferase CGT-like, which yields MPEPQPYADRRRTPHIVFLASSGMGHLNPFLRLAAQLSARDCRVSLLTTHPTVSAAEERHVDAFFAAFPGVRRLDIHVPLLDPSELNCADPFFLRFESIRRSAHLLPRVLADASPPVSAAIVDISVASSYLPAVAEMGIPSYILFISCAAMLALCAYFPTYLATKNTSGVGDIDIPGVWTVPKSSVPVVLHDQNQLFAKQFLENGQALPKANGILVNTLHAWEPEALAALNEGKVTPDMPPVLAIGPLLPVPAMSVEGESVSAPFAWLDRQPDRSVVYVGFGNRTGMQAEQIRELGIGLERSGLRFLWVVKSKVVDRAEVEVGLEELLGEEYLAKIKDRGMVVKDWVEQAEILRHRAVGGFLSHCGWNSVVEAALYGVRILGWPMGGDQRVSAEALARGGLGIWVEGWSWQAEEEAEKKLVKGEEISERLKDLMAAEGLRASATTMGAAAADVGGTSYQVLTHFIESLTL from the coding sequence ATGCCCGAGCCGCAGCCGTACGCCGACCGCCGGCGAACTCCCCATATCGTCTTCCTCGCAAGCTCCGGGATGGGTCACCTCAACCCCTTCCTGCGCCTCGCGGCCCAGCTCTCCGCCCGCGACTGCCGCGTCTCCCTCTTGACCACCCATCCCACGGTCTCCGCCGCGGAGGAACGCCACGTCGACGCTTTCTTCGCCGCGTTCCCCGGCGTCCGCCGCCTCGACATCCACGTCCCACTGCTCGACCCATCCGAACTCAACTGCGCCGACCCCTTCTTCCTCCGCTTCGAATCCATCCGCCGTTCGGCCCACCTGCTCCCGCGCGTTCTCGCCGACGCCTCGCCGCCAGTTTCCGCCGCAATCGTCGACATCTCGGTGGCGTCCTCCTACCTCCCCGCGGTCGCGGAAATGGGAATCCCCAGCTACATCCTCTTCATTTCCTGCGCCGCGATGCTCGCGCTCTGCGCTTACTTTCCCACCTACCTCGCCACGAAGAACACTTCCGGCGTCGGCGACATCGATATCCCCGGGGTGTGGACGGTGCCGAAATCCAGCGTCCCCGTGGTGCTGCACGACCAAAACCAGCTCTTCGCGAAGCAATTCCTCGAGAACGGGCAAGCGCTCCCCAAAGCCAACGGCATTTTAGTGAACACCTTGCATGCGTGGGAGCCCGAAGCGCTCGCGGCGCTCAATGAGGGGAAAGTGACCCCCGATATGCCCCCGGTGTTGGCGATCGGGCCGCTCCTACCGGTACCGGCGATGAGCGTGGAAGGGGAGTCCGTCTCGGCGCCGTTCGCTTGGCTGGATCGGCAGCCGGACAGATCGGTGGTGTACGTGGGCTTTGGGAACCGGACGGGGATGCAGGCGGAGCAAATAAGGGAGTTAGGGATCGGGTTGGAGAGGAGCGGGTTGAGATTCCTGTGGGTGGTGAAGAGCAAGGTGGTGGATCGGGCGGAAGTGGAGGTGGGATTGGAGGAGCTACTGGGGGAGGAATACCTGGCTAAGATCAAGGACAGGGGGATGGTGGTGAAGGATTGGGTAGAGCAGGCGGAGATCCTGCGGCACCGGGCGGTGGGAGGCTTCTTGAGCCACTGCGGCTGGAACTCAGTGGTTGAGGCGGCACTGTACGGAGTGAGGATCCTGGGGTGGCCGATGGGCGGCGACCAGAGGGTGAGCGCAGAGGCGTTGGCGCGGGGCGGATTGGGGATTTGGGTGGAAGGGTGGAGCTGGCAGGCAGAAGAGGAGGCAGAAAAGAAGCTAGTAAAGGGGGAAGAGATCAGCGAGCGGTTGAAGGATCTGATGGCTGCGGAGGGGCTGAGGGCGTCGGCCACGACGATGGGAGCCGCGGCGGCAGACGTCGGAGGAACCTCCTACCAAGTGCTAACGCACTTCATCGAGAGCTTAACGCTTTGA